The Paraburkholderia hospita DNA segment TTCCACACCTGCAGTCGACGACGGAGGGCACCATGTTCAAGCACATCCTCGTTCCGACGGATGGTTCGGACCTGTCGAAGAAGGCGATCGACGGCGCAATCGATCTCGCCCAGGCCGTCGGCGCGCGCGTGACTGCGTACGCGTGCCTGCCGCAATATCCGTACTCGCCGTTTTCCGAAGTCGTGATCGAGCCGCCCGTGGACTTCCAGGACCGCAGCGAGCGCGAGGCGCGCCAGCATCTGCAGGAAGTCGAGGAGGCCGCGCGCGGCGCGGGTGTCGAATGCACGAGCCAGACGAGCGTGCATCCGTCGCCGTATCTGGGCATCATCGAAGCGGCCGAGTCGGGCGGTTGTGACGTGATCTTCATGGCGTCGCATGGGCGGCGTGGCCTCGGCAGTCTGCTGATCGGCAGCGAGACGCAGCGCGTGCTCACGCATACGAAAATTCCGGTGATCGTCTATCGGTGATAGGCGGTTTCGGCCGCGTTCTTTGCGGATGCCGGGTCTTCACCC contains these protein-coding regions:
- a CDS encoding universal stress protein is translated as MFKHILVPTDGSDLSKKAIDGAIDLAQAVGARVTAYACLPQYPYSPFSEVVIEPPVDFQDRSEREARQHLQEVEEAARGAGVECTSQTSVHPSPYLGIIEAAESGGCDVIFMASHGRRGLGSLLIGSETQRVLTHTKIPVIVYR